A window from Argopecten irradians isolate NY chromosome 3, Ai_NY, whole genome shotgun sequence encodes these proteins:
- the LOC138319962 gene encoding perlucin-like, translated as MARIWMYVSLLMFIAIKTQGCPQGWVQGPNACFFFSKFGGSWADGNAICQGFNTRLAEPEDDATLAFLLRHAKIEHPTNAQFYLGGSDMFAEGTWVWSSTLDKVNPSHWTPGNPNDDYNNGDCLTLNAPGGGLNDVRCTDTYSFICQAETENHETVNVIG; from the exons ATGGCGAGGATATGGATGTATGTTTCTCTTTTAATGTTTATTGCGATAAAGACGCAAG GTTGTCCTCAAGGATGGGTACAAGGACCAAATGCCTGTTTCTTTTTCAGTAAATTCGGTGGGTCTTGGGCTGATGGCAAT GCCATTTGTCAGGGATTCAACACCAGACTTGCAGAACCGGAGGATGACGCTACGCTTGCATTTTTACTTAGACATGCTAAAATCGAGCATC CGACCAACGCTCAGTTCTATCTCGGTGGCAGTGACATGTTCGCTGAGGGTACATGGGTTTGGTCGTCTACACTGGATAAGGTAAACCCTAGCCACTGGACGCCTGGCAACCCCAATGATGATTATAATAACGGCGACTGTCTGACTCTTAACGCTCCTGGTGGAGGACTGAATGACGTTCGATGCACAGATACCTACTCATTTATATGCCAAGCCGA